One genomic window of Bradyrhizobium sp. B124 includes the following:
- a CDS encoding NAD-glutamate dehydrogenase, translated as MEDMMAWRDDKARSILIRDAAGSVQPGKAPRSFAELLFGYTNVEDLANHDAQSLAFLAEQAWEHVQQRTAGSADIRVVNPMMPDGREISVLEILNDNMPFLFDSTTAELAEQGIEVTLVAHPILAVERDSQGKLLRFHGEALPEGVNGTRESLIHLHITRLDADADRQKLIDGLTRTLNDVRACVTDWRAMRDRVEDAIKTFSSNPPPLPIDEVAEANQFLQWLCADNFTFLGVREYRFSPDSDASDDITTGKGLGVLRDPDAKVLRRGSEMVVMTSEIREFMHDPTLLIVIKANVSSRVHRRIRMDYVGIKLYTPDGRLEGELRVVGLFTSGAYTRSARQIPYVRHKVTRALQRAGFDPNGHSGKALMHILEEYPRDELFQVDVDTLYNFVMEILILYERPRVRALARVDKFDRFVSILTFIPREKYDTSVRTRVGAFLSQVYKGTLSASYVSFPEGALVRVHYIIGRYDGKTPVVERTTLEAGISAIAATWADKLKAALTASTDGMRARMLTNRYAQAFSGGYTEVFSAERAITDIATIEKLTPTRPVAISVYRDEGEADPKRFGLRVFSHGAPLSLSYRVPVIENHGLHVVNERTYQIAPRATPTPPPVWLHEMTIETSDGQPITISPEFSHRLEASIMAVVRDHAESDGYNGLILRTALGWREVSTIRALSRYLHQIRAPFTQDYMWETLRKNAAITASLVALFQTRLDPRLASTEAERSARETALLAEVEEQLKSVASLDEDRILRRFTNLVQATIRTNLWQIGEDGHPRPVISFKFDARRIDDLPAPRPLYEIFVYSPRVEGIHLRFGKVARGGLRWSDRPQDFRTEILGLVKAQQVKNAVIVPVGAKGGFVPKRLPPPSNRDAWLAEGTEAYRIFVRSLLELTDNLDGDIVVPPESTVRHDGDDPYLVVAADKGTATFSDIANAISAEKNHWLGDAFASGGSQGYDHKKMGITARGAWEAVKRHFRELGTDIQTMPFTAVGVGDMSGDVFGNGMLLSPATKLVAAFDHRDIFIDPSPDPAISLAERKRLFDLPRSSWQDYNKSLISAGGGVFSRQLKAIPLAPEVRALLDLDKPQATPFEVMTAILKARADLLWFGGIGTYVRSAAESDDQAGDRANDPIRITGSDVRARVIGEGANLGVTQRGRIEAAQKGVKLNTDAIDNSAGVNTSDVEVNIKIALARLEREGRLSPADRNSLLAAMTDEVGTLVLRNNYLQSLALSLAERKGVAETGFLTRLMQSLEQRDLLSRTVEFLPDDAALTERTRRGQSLARPELAVLLAYAKLTLYDDLLVTSVPDDPYLARELSRYFPREVQDKYPRAIESHRLRREIIATSLANAVINRGGPACVVRLIDETDADIPTIVMAYVAVDECYGLKWLSDAIDALDTCIDGRVQLSLYASVQDLLLSRMVWYVRNVDFKDGLEAVVARFGPAIRQVVAGLDTALPPDLQAARAKRRQDLTDAGVPAGLAGELADLDALVPAPDIVTVAERTARPIGDAAATFFAAEANFRLDRIVAAARSVPANDYFERMAIDRAVEQIAGAERRLAADMLATGQSGQHAVETWLAAHPEATRIRRSVEEIAASGLTLAKLTVAANLLGDLVKA; from the coding sequence ATGGAGGACATGATGGCTTGGCGTGACGACAAGGCCCGTTCGATCCTGATCCGCGATGCAGCGGGAAGCGTGCAGCCGGGCAAGGCGCCCCGGAGCTTTGCCGAACTTCTGTTCGGCTACACCAATGTCGAGGACCTCGCCAATCACGATGCCCAGTCGCTGGCCTTCCTGGCGGAACAAGCCTGGGAGCACGTGCAGCAGCGTACGGCCGGCAGCGCCGATATCCGTGTCGTCAATCCGATGATGCCGGACGGGCGCGAGATTTCCGTGCTCGAGATTCTCAACGACAACATGCCCTTCCTGTTCGATTCCACGACGGCGGAGCTGGCCGAGCAAGGCATCGAAGTCACCCTCGTCGCTCACCCGATCCTCGCGGTGGAGCGCGACAGCCAAGGCAAGCTCCTGCGCTTCCACGGCGAAGCGCTGCCGGAGGGAGTAAACGGCACGCGGGAAAGCCTGATTCACCTCCACATCACCCGCCTGGACGCCGATGCCGATCGCCAGAAGCTGATCGACGGCCTCACCAGGACGTTGAACGACGTCCGCGCCTGCGTCACCGACTGGCGTGCCATGCGCGACCGGGTCGAGGACGCGATCAAGACCTTTTCTTCCAATCCGCCGCCGCTGCCGATCGACGAGGTCGCCGAGGCCAACCAGTTCCTGCAATGGCTGTGCGCGGACAATTTCACCTTCCTCGGCGTGCGCGAATATCGCTTCTCGCCCGACAGCGATGCATCCGACGACATCACGACCGGCAAAGGCCTCGGCGTCCTCCGCGATCCGGATGCGAAGGTGCTGCGCCGCGGAAGCGAAATGGTGGTGATGACGTCGGAAATACGCGAGTTCATGCACGACCCCACCCTGCTCATCGTCATCAAGGCCAACGTCTCCAGCCGCGTTCATCGTCGCATTCGCATGGATTATGTCGGCATCAAGCTCTATACGCCCGACGGCCGGCTGGAGGGCGAATTGCGGGTCGTCGGCCTGTTCACCTCGGGCGCCTATACCCGCTCCGCACGCCAGATCCCTTATGTCCGCCACAAGGTGACGCGCGCGCTGCAACGCGCCGGCTTCGACCCGAACGGCCATTCGGGCAAGGCCCTCATGCATATTCTCGAAGAATATCCGCGTGACGAACTATTCCAGGTCGACGTCGACACGCTCTACAATTTCGTCATGGAGATCCTGATCCTCTACGAGCGTCCGCGCGTCCGCGCACTGGCGCGGGTGGACAAGTTCGATCGCTTCGTCTCCATCCTCACCTTCATTCCGCGCGAGAAATACGACACGAGCGTCCGCACCCGCGTCGGGGCCTTCCTGTCGCAGGTCTACAAGGGAACGCTGTCGGCCTCCTACGTTTCCTTCCCTGAAGGGGCGCTTGTGCGCGTCCACTACATCATCGGACGCTATGACGGCAAAACTCCCGTCGTCGAACGCACCACGCTCGAAGCCGGGATCAGCGCCATTGCCGCGACCTGGGCCGACAAGCTGAAGGCCGCGCTCACTGCCTCCACCGACGGCATGCGGGCACGCATGCTCACCAACCGATATGCCCAGGCGTTTAGCGGCGGCTATACCGAGGTGTTCAGCGCGGAACGGGCGATCACCGACATCGCCACCATCGAAAAGCTTACGCCAACCCGCCCCGTGGCGATTTCGGTTTACCGTGACGAAGGCGAGGCCGATCCCAAGCGCTTCGGACTGAGGGTGTTTTCGCACGGCGCGCCCCTGTCGCTGTCCTACCGCGTGCCCGTGATCGAAAATCACGGCCTGCACGTGGTCAACGAACGCACCTATCAGATCGCGCCGCGCGCCACGCCGACGCCTCCGCCGGTTTGGCTCCACGAGATGACCATCGAGACCAGCGACGGCCAGCCGATCACGATCAGCCCCGAATTCAGCCATCGCCTTGAAGCCTCGATCATGGCCGTGGTCCGCGATCACGCCGAATCCGATGGATACAACGGCCTGATCCTGCGCACCGCCCTGGGCTGGCGGGAAGTCTCGACCATCCGGGCACTGTCCCGCTACCTGCACCAGATCCGCGCGCCGTTCACCCAGGATTATATGTGGGAGACCTTGCGCAAGAACGCCGCGATCACGGCCAGCCTCGTCGCGCTGTTCCAGACCCGCCTCGATCCGCGCCTCGCCTCCACGGAAGCCGAGCGCTCGGCACGCGAGACGGCCCTGCTTGCCGAGGTCGAGGAGCAACTCAAATCCGTCGCCTCGCTGGACGAAGACCGCATCCTGCGCCGTTTCACCAACCTGGTGCAGGCGACGATTCGCACCAATCTGTGGCAGATCGGCGAGGATGGACATCCGCGTCCCGTGATCTCCTTCAAGTTCGACGCGCGCCGGATCGACGACCTGCCGGCTCCACGACCTCTCTACGAGATCTTCGTCTATTCACCTCGTGTCGAAGGTATTCACCTGCGCTTCGGCAAGGTTGCGCGCGGTGGCTTGCGCTGGTCCGACCGGCCGCAGGATTTTCGCACCGAGATCCTCGGCCTCGTGAAAGCGCAGCAGGTCAAGAACGCCGTGATCGTGCCGGTCGGCGCCAAAGGTGGCTTCGTGCCCAAGCGCCTGCCGCCACCTTCCAATCGTGACGCCTGGCTCGCGGAAGGCACCGAAGCCTATCGCATCTTCGTTCGCTCGCTGCTGGAGCTCACCGACAATCTCGACGGCGACATCGTCGTGCCGCCCGAATCCACCGTGCGCCATGACGGCGACGACCCCTACCTCGTTGTCGCCGCCGACAAGGGCACCGCCACCTTCTCCGACATCGCCAACGCGATCTCGGCCGAGAAAAACCATTGGCTCGGCGATGCCTTCGCTTCCGGCGGCAGCCAGGGCTACGACCACAAGAAGATGGGGATCACGGCGCGCGGCGCCTGGGAAGCGGTCAAGCGCCACTTCCGCGAGCTCGGCACCGACATTCAGACCATGCCGTTCACCGCGGTCGGCGTGGGTGACATGTCCGGCGACGTTTTCGGCAATGGCATGCTGCTGTCGCCAGCGACAAAGCTTGTGGCGGCTTTCGATCACCGCGACATCTTCATCGATCCCTCGCCTGATCCTGCGATCAGCCTCGCCGAGCGCAAGCGTCTGTTCGACCTGCCGCGATCGAGCTGGCAGGACTACAACAAGTCGCTGATCTCGGCGGGCGGCGGCGTGTTCTCGCGCCAGCTCAAGGCGATCCCGCTCGCTCCGGAGGTACGCGCCCTGCTCGATCTCGACAAGCCGCAAGCGACGCCTTTCGAGGTGATGACGGCAATCCTGAAGGCGCGCGCGGATCTGCTGTGGTTTGGCGGCATCGGCACCTATGTCCGCTCCGCCGCGGAAAGCGACGATCAGGCCGGCGACCGCGCCAACGATCCAATCCGCATCACGGGCAGCGACGTGCGGGCCCGGGTGATCGGCGAAGGCGCCAATCTCGGCGTCACCCAACGCGGCCGCATCGAGGCGGCGCAGAAGGGCGTCAAGCTCAACACCGACGCCATCGACAACTCGGCCGGCGTGAACACGTCCGACGTCGAGGTCAATATCAAGATCGCGCTGGCGCGGCTCGAGCGCGAGGGACGGCTCAGCCCCGCTGACCGCAACAGCCTGCTGGCCGCGATGACCGACGAGGTCGGCACGCTGGTGCTACGCAACAACTATCTGCAGTCGCTGGCGCTCTCGCTCGCCGAACGCAAGGGCGTGGCCGAGACCGGCTTCCTCACGCGCCTGATGCAGTCGCTCGAGCAGCGCGATTTGCTCAGCCGCACGGTGGAGTTCCTGCCCGACGACGCAGCGCTCACCGAGCGCACACGGCGCGGCCAGTCCCTCGCACGGCCCGAGCTTGCCGTGCTGCTCGCCTACGCCAAGCTGACGCTTTACGATGACCTGCTCGTCACCAGCGTGCCGGATGATCCCTATCTTGCCCGGGAACTATCTCGGTATTTTCCCCGGGAGGTTCAGGACAAATACCCGAGAGCGATCGAATCCCATCGCCTGCGGCGGGAGATCATCGCGACCAGCCTCGCCAATGCGGTGATCAACCGCGGCGGCCCGGCCTGTGTCGTGCGGCTGATCGACGAGACGGACGCCGATATCCCGACCATCGTCATGGCCTATGTGGCGGTCGATGAATGCTACGGGCTCAAGTGGCTCAGTGACGCGATCGATGCACTCGATACCTGCATCGACGGGCGGGTGCAGCTGTCCCTCTACGCTTCTGTCCAGGACCTCCTGCTCTCCCGCATGGTCTGGTACGTGCGCAATGTCGATTTCAAGGACGGGCTGGAGGCCGTCGTCGCGCGCTTCGGCCCGGCTATCCGCCAGGTCGTCGCCGGGCTCGACACCGCGCTGCCGCCGGACTTGCAGGCCGCACGTGCCAAGCGTCGACAGGACCTGACCGATGCCGGTGTCCCGGCCGGCCTCGCCGGCGAACTCGCCGATCTCGATGCTCTGGTCCCGGCACCCGATATCGTGACGGTTGCCGAGCGCACCGCCCGCCCCATCGGCGACGCCGCCGCGACCTTCTTCGCCGCCGAAGCGAATTTCCGCCTCGACCGCATCGTCGCCGCCGCGCGCAGCGTGCCGGCAAACGATTATTTCGAACGTATGGCGATTGATCGCGCCGTTGAGCAGATCGCTGGCGCCGAGAGAAGATTGGCCGCGGACATGCTGGCGACCGGGCAGTCCGGCCAGCACGCTGTCGAGACCTGGCTCGCGGCCCACCCCGAAGCGACGCGCATCCGCCGCTCGGTCGAGGAGATCGCGGCCAGCGGCCTGACGCTCGCCAAGCTGACGGTGGCGGCGAACCTGCTGGGGGACCTGGTCAAAGCCTGA
- the fabF gene encoding beta-ketoacyl-ACP synthase II, which produces MRRIVVTGLGTVSPLGCGTELVWSRLLAGRSGLAALPAWAAALPARVAGQVPDKASDAEGGFDPDLAAPRKDQKKMDRFILFALLAAAEAVAQAGWMPAEARSQERTATVIASGIGGFPAIADAVRTAETSGLRRLSPFTVPSFLANLAAGHITIRYGFKGPIGAPVTACAASVQAIGDGARLIRSGEADVAICGGSEACIDPVSLGGFAAARALSTSFNDTPARASRPFDRDRDGFVMGEGAGVLVIEELDHALRRGARPIAELTGYGTTADAYHITAGPEDGEGARRAMEAALRQAGLRPDEIQHLNAHSTSTPVGDLSELEAIKRVFGREGRIAVSATKSATGHLLGAAGGVEAIFTILALRDQVAPPTLNLENADPAALGIDLVANVARPMAIEHAISNGFGFGGVNASVVFRRWS; this is translated from the coding sequence ATGCGTCGAATTGTTGTGACAGGCCTGGGGACGGTGTCCCCGCTGGGCTGTGGTACCGAACTGGTCTGGTCGAGGCTGCTTGCGGGGCGTTCCGGGCTTGCGGCATTGCCGGCGTGGGCGGCGGCGCTGCCGGCGCGCGTCGCAGGACAGGTCCCTGACAAGGCCTCAGATGCCGAGGGCGGGTTCGATCCCGATCTCGCGGCGCCGCGCAAGGACCAGAAGAAGATGGACCGGTTCATCCTGTTCGCGCTGCTGGCCGCGGCGGAAGCGGTGGCGCAGGCCGGCTGGATGCCGGCCGAGGCGCGATCGCAGGAGCGCACCGCGACCGTGATCGCATCGGGGATCGGCGGGTTTCCCGCGATCGCGGATGCCGTGCGCACCGCGGAGACAAGCGGGCTGCGCCGGCTGTCGCCGTTCACCGTTCCCTCCTTCCTGGCCAATCTCGCGGCCGGGCACATCACCATCCGCTACGGCTTCAAGGGTCCGATCGGCGCGCCGGTGACCGCCTGCGCGGCGAGCGTCCAGGCGATCGGCGATGGCGCGCGCTTGATCAGGTCGGGCGAGGCCGACGTTGCGATCTGCGGCGGCAGTGAAGCCTGCATCGATCCGGTGAGCCTTGGCGGCTTTGCGGCGGCGCGGGCGCTGTCGACGTCGTTCAACGACACGCCGGCGCGGGCGTCGCGGCCGTTCGACCGCGACCGCGACGGTTTTGTGATGGGCGAAGGCGCGGGCGTGCTCGTGATCGAGGAGCTCGACCACGCGCTGCGGCGCGGCGCGAGGCCGATCGCCGAGCTCACCGGCTACGGCACGACGGCGGACGCCTATCACATCACCGCGGGTCCCGAAGACGGCGAGGGCGCGCGACGGGCGATGGAGGCGGCACTGCGGCAGGCCGGGTTGCGGCCCGATGAGATCCAGCATCTCAACGCGCATTCGACCTCGACGCCGGTCGGCGATCTCTCCGAACTCGAAGCCATCAAGCGCGTGTTCGGGCGCGAGGGAAGGATTGCCGTCAGTGCGACCAAGTCGGCGACCGGACATCTGCTCGGAGCTGCCGGCGGCGTCGAGGCGATCTTCACGATCTTGGCGCTGCGCGATCAGGTCGCGCCGCCGACGCTCAACCTGGAGAACGCCGATCCGGCCGCGCTGGGCATCGACCTCGTCGCAAACGTTGCGCGGCCGATGGCCATCGAACACGCGATCTCGAACGGCTTTGGATTTGGCGGCGTCAATGCCAGCGTCGTCTTTCGACGGTGGTCTTGA
- a CDS encoding HGGxSTG domain-containing protein, which yields MNDHTRTTGPMLASPRCGAKIRSGGSCRAPAVHGKTRCRMHGGAEGSGAPRANRNARKHGLFTRDAIEERREIRALLGEVRKVLEGMT from the coding sequence ATGAACGATCACACCAGAACCACCGGTCCGATGCTGGCGAGCCCGCGTTGCGGCGCCAAAATCCGCTCGGGCGGTTCGTGCCGCGCGCCGGCGGTGCACGGCAAGACGCGCTGTCGCATGCATGGTGGCGCCGAGGGATCCGGCGCGCCAAGGGCAAACCGGAACGCGCGCAAGCACGGGCTGTTCACGAGGGATGCGATCGAAGAGCGGAGGGAGATACGGGCGTTGCTGGGGGAAGTGCGGAAGGTGCTGGAGGGGATGACGTGA
- a CDS encoding TetR/AcrR family transcriptional regulator, giving the protein MKKTAEPSAERPVRAADRIRASAAELFYREGIRAVGVDEVVDRAGVTKPSLYRSFASKDDLAAAYMRDYELDFWERFEKPGGKSYSDAREHVLAYIRELSTRAVRKGYRGCGLSNATVEYPARDNPARQVAEAHKKLFRKRLRELAAGMGARHPAVLGDALLLLIEGIYVTGQQSEEGPAQSALAVAKLVIDASVAKA; this is encoded by the coding sequence ATGAAGAAAACCGCCGAACCATCCGCGGAACGCCCTGTGCGCGCCGCCGACCGGATCCGCGCGTCCGCGGCCGAGCTGTTCTATCGCGAGGGCATCCGCGCCGTCGGCGTCGACGAGGTGGTCGACCGGGCCGGCGTCACCAAGCCGAGCCTCTATCGCAGCTTCGCATCCAAGGACGATCTCGCCGCTGCCTATATGCGCGACTACGAGCTGGACTTCTGGGAGAGGTTCGAGAAGCCCGGCGGAAAATCCTATTCAGATGCGCGCGAACACGTGCTCGCCTACATTCGTGAGCTGTCGACGCGCGCCGTGCGCAAGGGCTATCGCGGCTGCGGCCTCAGCAATGCGACCGTGGAATATCCGGCGCGGGACAATCCCGCGCGGCAGGTCGCCGAAGCGCACAAGAAGCTGTTTCGCAAGCGCCTGCGCGAGCTCGCAGCCGGCATGGGCGCGCGTCACCCCGCCGTGCTCGGCGACGCCCTGCTGCTGCTGATCGAAGGCATCTACGTCACCGGCCAGCAGTCGGAGGAGGGGCCGGCGCAGTCGGCGCTCGCGGTGGCGAAGCTCGTGATCGATGCGAGCGTAGCGAAGGCGTGA
- a CDS encoding MFS transporter has protein sequence MPNASIQPAPVSRRPFGQNYAFVVVAVIFLALLASAGLRSTPGVLMLPLQKAFGWDVGVISSSAAVGIFLYGLAGPFAAAVMQRFGIRRTVLGALVLMSASTGASYFMTAPWQLFMSWGLLSGIGSGAVANVLGATIVNRWFTTNRGLVMGLLTASTATGTLIFMPGLAALVEWGGWQPVVLTVAACCAALIPLVYFLVPERPASVGLRSFGSPHDDHAAPPAQGNPFVAAISNLARAAKTRAFWFLFATFFICGFTTNGLVGTHLIAFCGDHGIVEVQAASLLALMGFFDLFGTTLSGWLTDRFDPRKLLFLYYGLRGLSLIYLPYSDFSLVSLSVFAVFYGLDWIATVPPTVRIANEAFGDKNAPLVFGWVVAGHQLGAACAAFFAGFMRSAQGDYLQAFMIAGLTGIVAAVLSLTITRRPAQPVLVAA, from the coding sequence ATGCCCAATGCCTCCATTCAACCCGCCCCCGTGTCGAGACGGCCATTCGGCCAGAACTACGCCTTCGTCGTCGTCGCCGTGATCTTTCTCGCGCTGCTCGCGTCAGCCGGCCTGCGTTCAACGCCGGGCGTGCTGATGCTGCCCCTGCAAAAGGCGTTCGGCTGGGACGTCGGCGTGATCTCCTCATCCGCCGCGGTCGGCATCTTCCTCTACGGCCTCGCCGGCCCGTTCGCCGCGGCCGTGATGCAGCGCTTCGGCATCCGCCGCACGGTGCTGGGCGCGCTGGTGCTGATGTCGGCCTCGACCGGCGCCAGCTACTTCATGACCGCGCCGTGGCAATTGTTCATGAGCTGGGGACTGCTCTCCGGCATCGGCTCGGGCGCGGTCGCCAACGTGCTCGGCGCCACCATCGTCAATCGCTGGTTCACCACCAATCGCGGCCTTGTCATGGGGCTGCTGACGGCCAGCACCGCGACCGGCACGCTCATCTTCATGCCGGGCCTCGCGGCGCTGGTGGAATGGGGCGGCTGGCAGCCGGTGGTGCTGACGGTGGCCGCGTGCTGCGCGGCGCTGATCCCGCTGGTGTACTTCCTGGTGCCCGAGCGGCCCGCCTCGGTCGGCCTGCGCTCGTTCGGCAGCCCGCACGACGATCACGCGGCGCCGCCGGCGCAAGGCAACCCGTTCGTCGCCGCCATCAGCAACCTCGCGCGCGCCGCGAAGACGCGGGCGTTCTGGTTCCTGTTCGCGACCTTCTTCATCTGCGGCTTCACCACCAATGGCCTGGTCGGCACCCATCTGATCGCGTTCTGCGGCGACCATGGCATCGTCGAGGTGCAGGCGGCGAGCCTGCTGGCATTGATGGGATTCTTCGACCTGTTCGGCACCACGCTGTCGGGCTGGCTCACCGACCGTTTCGATCCGCGCAAGCTGCTGTTCCTGTATTACGGGCTGCGCGGCCTGTCGCTGATCTATTTGCCCTACTCGGATTTCTCGCTGGTGAGCCTGTCGGTGTTCGCGGTGTTCTATGGTCTCGACTGGATCGCGACCGTGCCGCCGACCGTGCGCATCGCCAACGAGGCGTTCGGCGACAAGAACGCACCGCTGGTGTTCGGCTGGGTGGTCGCAGGCCATCAGCTCGGCGCCGCCTGCGCCGCGTTCTTTGCAGGCTTCATGCGCTCGGCCCAGGGCGATTATCTGCAGGCCTTCATGATCGCAGGCTTAACCGGCATCGTCGCGGCCGTGCTGTCACTGACGATCACCCGGCGGCCGGCGCAACCAGTCCTGGTCGCAGCGTAA
- a CDS encoding helix-turn-helix domain-containing protein: MSQDIIDFVEAEEDLLIDFQFLVQDVLNAKGVSKTELAKRTGISKARLSQILSAEANPSVKTFARLFHALGVKVEPKIASHRSDPASVPQQRGDGQWEIGHVSKEARLPARQLARARERGNDWSGASNDNYMSVDGSVRSLKLKAA; encoded by the coding sequence ATGAGCCAGGACATCATCGATTTTGTGGAAGCCGAAGAGGACCTCCTCATCGATTTTCAGTTCCTTGTGCAGGACGTTCTTAACGCGAAGGGCGTTTCGAAGACCGAACTCGCCAAACGGACCGGGATTAGCAAGGCGCGCCTTTCCCAAATCCTGAGTGCTGAGGCGAATCCCAGCGTCAAGACGTTTGCGCGTCTCTTTCACGCCCTGGGCGTAAAAGTGGAGCCGAAAATTGCCTCCCATCGAAGCGACCCCGCCTCCGTCCCGCAACAAAGAGGTGACGGGCAGTGGGAGATCGGTCATGTGTCTAAAGAGGCCCGTCTTCCGGCCCGGCAATTGGCGCGCGCCCGCGAGCGCGGCAACGACTGGTCTGGCGCCTCCAATGACAATTACATGTCCGTTGACGGAAGCGTGCGCTCTTTGAAGCTGAAAGCCGCTTAA